The Rhodococcus sp. ABRD24 genome contains the following window.
GGGCGGACTGCCGTCCATTCCACACGGCGTCTGGCTCAACCGCGGCACGCCTGACGAACAATTCCTCGGCTCGGTATTCTCCAATGTCACTGTCCAGTCAGGAGATTCGTTCGAAAGGCCCTCCGCCGGAGGCGGCGGTTACGGTGACCCACTCGAGCGTGATCCTGCGGACGTGGTCGAGGACGTCATCGACGGGTACGTCTCCATCGAGCGCGCAGCACTCGACTACGGGGTCGTCATCGACGCCATCGATCCGGAGATCGATCACTACGTCGTCGACGACAGCAAGACCAGGCAACTCCGTACGAGCATTCGGAAGTCGCGCCGTGGCTGGCTCACCACCGACCCTGCCGAAATCGCCGAACGCTACCGCAACGGCGAACTCGACATGCTCGATCTCATCCGCCGCTACGGCGTCATCGTCGACTGGGGGACCGGAGAACTGCTGCCGACCACCACAACACAGTTCCGTGAACTCCTCCAGAACCGAGCAGTGCAGCACTGGAACTGATCCGTCGCCTTGGCGAGGTTCGCAACCTCGCCAAGGCGACATCACACCCCGACGGAACCCGCATCGCGTGAACGACCTCGGGGTGACCTCTGACATCTTCGATCTCGTACCGGTTCAGTGATTCCCAGATCGGTCATGCATGCCGATCGTATGGGCCGGGCGGATTGCTCCCAGTCGTTGCCGCACTTGGCAACCGACCTCGCTGATCAGCGCTTTGGCATCGATTGCCGTCGATGCGGATTCCGGTGGGGGAGAGCGCACGCTCACCCCCACCGAGTGCGCCGGTCGTCATCTCTTCTCTGCCCATAGACCGGCGGACATGGCTCTACCTCGCTGGTACTCGTTCACGAACAGAGAGAACCATTATGTCCAAGCACGATATCGCTGCCCCAGTTCCCGCTGAAAGCCCCACTGCTGTCGAATCAGCCCTTCCCGAATCTCGGCGCGTACCCCGATGGTCGCTGACAATGGCGTGGTGGGCCATGTTCAGCGCCATGTTCTGGCTCTATGTCGCGTCGGCCTCCGCTGATGCCGTAGGCGTACCGGACACGGTCATCGGTATGGGCCTGTCGGTCGTCACCTACGGGATCATCAACCGAATTCTCTCACGCCATGCAACACGAACCGGCCTGTCAGTAGAATCGCTCTCCCGCAAGATGTTCGGAGCCGTCGGATCCATCCTGGCTCCTCTGGTTTTCGCGGCGACCGCCCTCTACTTCGGCGTCTTCGAAGGTTCCATCGTCGCCGTGGCGCTCCAGGAGTACTTCGGCGGCGACCTGCGTACCTGGTACCTGGTCAGCGTGGTCTACATGATTCCGCTCGTCATCGGTGGGGTTGCGACTTGGTTGGACAAGATCAACGGAATCCTCTTGCCCTTCTATGTCATAGGTCTGGTCGCGGTCGTCGTCGGGGCGACGATCAAACAGGGATACCCCAGTGGCTGGCTCGATTCCGTAGCGACGACCGGGCCCCTCCCCGGCTGGATGACCTCGTACCTGATCTACATGGGGGTGTGGGTCATGATGATGTACACCTTCGACTACGCCCGCCTCGGTAAGCCCTCCGACGCAAAGTTCCACGGCACGGTCACTTTCGGCTGGGTGTTCTACCTGTTCACCTTCGGCGTGAACGGCCTGATCGGCATCTACCTGCTGAGCAGTTGGGGAATCGCGGGCACCGAAACCGGCGTCGTCAAGGCCGTCATCAACTCTCTCGGGATCGCTGGTGTCCTGCTGATCCTCGTATCGCAAACACGGATCAACACGGCCAACTACTACCTTGCGTCGAGCAACCTGCAGGTGCTTGCCGACCGCGCATTCGGAAGAACCACTCCGCGAGCAGTGTGGGTATTGGTAGCTGGAGTCCTCGCCTATCTCTTCATGCTCACCGACGTCCTGGGGTATCTGCTCACGGCTCTCGCGTGGCAAGGAGTTCTGGTCACCGCATGGGTGGCCATCGCACTGGTTCATATCGCACTCGACAAGAGTGACCAGGAGCAAGCGGCAGTCTCGACGAGGGGAGGCGGGGCGCTGGCCTGGTTGCTGGCCTCCGCTGTCGGGATCGCGGCAACGGTACAAAGCACCTACCCGGTGGTTGCCCAGCTTGCACCACTGATCACGGTGTTGCTGGCGGCGAGCTTGTACTGGTTCTCGCGTACCTCGCGACTTCTCAACCAGACCAAGACGACCTGCGCGGCCGAGATCTGATCAGTACCTGTGGACGAGTGAGTTCAAGCGGCTCGGGTCCGGCCTCGCCCGGGTCGCTTGTCACAGTTCCCCGAGGGTGATGTCGGGGTAGTTCTCCGCTCCGCCAGCGGCGACGCGCCCATATCCGTACGGTGGAGGGCAACGAACCGGGGGAGGCGGAGACGTGGTGGGTCGATTATTCAGGACGGCGGCGGGCCTGGTGGTAGCGCTGTCGTTGTTCAGTCCGGCCTTGGTGGCGAATGCCGCGACGGGAGTTGCCGAGGCTCGGGCCCGTGTCGACCGCGTGGTGGAGTTGACCGACCAGCGCACTGCGGTGTTCGTATTCTCGCCGTCGATGAACAGGGTGGTGCAGGTGCAGATCCTGCACCCGAAGGGTTCCGCGCCCCGGCCCTCGCTCTATCTGCTCGACGGCGTCAGTGCCGGCTCCGAATCGGACTACCGGGAGAGCACCTGGACGCAGAAGACCGATACGGTCGAGTTCTTCGCCGACAAGGACGTCAATGTGGTGCTGCCGGTCGGTGGCACTGCCGGCTTCTACACTGATTGGGAGAGAAACGATCCCGTGCTCGGTGAGAATCGTTGGGAGACGTTCCTGACCCAGGAACTGCCGCCGATCGTCGACGGCCGGTTCCACGGCAACGGTGTCAATGCGATCGCCGGTCTGTCGATGGGCGCGCAGGGTGCGATGACGTTGATCACCCGCAACCCCGACCTCTACCGCGGCGTCGCCGCGCTCAGCGGCTGCATGGACACCGGCCGCTTCGAATCACAGGCCGTGGTGCGGGGCACCGTAGTCTCCAGGGGCGGCGACGCCGACAACATGTGGGGACCATGGGGCGATCCCACATGGGCCGAGCACGACCCACTGCTGCAGGCAGAACAGTTGCGCGGCAAGGCGATCTTCATCTCGGCGGGCAACGGGCTGGCCGGTCCGTACGAACT
Protein-coding sequences here:
- a CDS encoding alpha/beta hydrolase family protein; this encodes MSLFSPALVANAATGVAEARARVDRVVELTDQRTAVFVFSPSMNRVVQVQILHPKGSAPRPSLYLLDGVSAGSESDYRESTWTQKTDTVEFFADKDVNVVLPVGGTAGFYTDWERNDPVLGENRWETFLTQELPPIVDGRFHGNGVNAIAGLSMGAQGAMTLITRNPDLYRGVAALSGCMDTGRFESQAVVRGTVVSRGGDADNMWGPWGDPTWAEHDPLLQAEQLRGKAIFISAGNGLAGPYELGAPDTVEKVVVGGPLEAASRWCTELFDARLRELGIPATVQLRPFGTHSWPYWQDDLRAAWPTLALALGI
- a CDS encoding permease; protein product: MAWWAMFSAMFWLYVASASADAVGVPDTVIGMGLSVVTYGIINRILSRHATRTGLSVESLSRKMFGAVGSILAPLVFAATALYFGVFEGSIVAVALQEYFGGDLRTWYLVSVVYMIPLVIGGVATWLDKINGILLPFYVIGLVAVVVGATIKQGYPSGWLDSVATTGPLPGWMTSYLIYMGVWVMMMYTFDYARLGKPSDAKFHGTVTFGWVFYLFTFGVNGLIGIYLLSSWGIAGTETGVVKAVINSLGIAGVLLILVSQTRINTANYYLASSNLQVLADRAFGRTTPRAVWVLVAGVLAYLFMLTDVLGYLLTALAWQGVLVTAWVAIALVHIALDKSDQEQAAVSTRGGGALAWLLASAVGIAATVQSTYPVVAQLAPLITVLLAASLYWFSRTSRLLNQTKTTCAAEI